The following are encoded in a window of Amycolatopsis lexingtonensis genomic DNA:
- a CDS encoding NADH-quinone oxidoreductase subunit H, whose protein sequence is MTALGLIGGFVQPVVVVGASPLLVGVMRQVRARLEGRAGAGVGQPWRDLRKLLRKEPIAPRGTSEVFRFAPLVLVATTLVVAVVTPFATTDSAIGPVADLFAVVALLAVGTVALALAGLDTGTAFGGMGASREMTIIALVEPTLLVAIFALSVRVGSTNLASIVTSTLHDPARVISPVSLLAAVALVVVIVAETGRLPVDNPSTHLELTMVHEAMILEYAGPDLALVELASAMRLSVFLGLLANLFLPWGIATSAAPMAIAIGVGAWLVKVVLLGAVLAAGEVFLAKLRLFRVPELLAGSFLLALLAVAASFFLA, encoded by the coding sequence GTGACCGCGCTGGGGCTGATCGGCGGGTTCGTGCAGCCGGTCGTGGTCGTCGGCGCGTCGCCGCTGCTGGTCGGGGTGATGCGGCAGGTGCGGGCCCGGCTGGAAGGGCGGGCGGGCGCCGGGGTGGGGCAGCCGTGGCGGGATCTGCGCAAGCTGCTGCGCAAGGAGCCGATCGCGCCGCGCGGCACCAGCGAGGTCTTCCGGTTCGCGCCGCTGGTCCTGGTCGCGACCACGCTCGTGGTGGCCGTGGTGACGCCGTTCGCCACCACCGACTCGGCGATCGGGCCGGTGGCCGACCTGTTCGCGGTGGTCGCGCTGCTCGCGGTGGGCACGGTGGCGCTCGCGCTGGCCGGGCTGGACACCGGGACGGCGTTCGGCGGGATGGGTGCCAGCCGCGAGATGACGATCATCGCGCTGGTCGAGCCGACACTGCTGGTCGCGATCTTCGCGCTGTCGGTGCGGGTCGGGTCGACCAACCTCGCCTCGATCGTCACCTCGACGCTGCACGACCCGGCGCGGGTGATCTCCCCGGTGAGCCTGCTCGCCGCGGTCGCGCTCGTCGTGGTGATCGTCGCCGAAACCGGGCGGCTGCCGGTGGACAACCCGTCGACGCACCTGGAGCTGACCATGGTGCACGAAGCCATGATCCTCGAGTACGCCGGTCCCGATCTGGCGCTGGTGGAGCTGGCCTCGGCGATGCGGCTGTCGGTGTTCCTCGGGTTGCTGGCGAACCTGTTCCTGCCGTGGGGGATCGCCACGTCCGCGGCCCCGATGGCGATCGCGATCGGCGTGGGCGCGTGGCTGGTCAAGGTCGTGCTGCTCGGGGCGGTGCTGGCGGCGGGTGAGGTGTTCCTGGCCAAGCTGCGGCTGTTCCGGGTGCCCGAGCTGCTCGCCGGGTCGTTCCTGCTGGCGCTGCTCGCGGTCGCCGCGTCGTTCTTCCTGGCCTGA
- a CDS encoding proton-conducting transporter membrane subunit, whose protein sequence is MTLVQYGFAAAVALGVLSAVAAVLVPDGARSTVAGVGTALAGAAGVAAGGAALSGQTFSLALPAILPLSGVSFTLDALGGLFVAVTGGVAVVTGIYGISYTRHGLDSRGVQAAFPVFVVAMLLVPAAASVGTFLVCWELMALASLLLVLAEHRRRPEVASAGRWYAVMTHLGLLSVLIGLLLAVANTADDGFATLRAAHLPAGTANVVFVVTLAGFASKAGILPLHAWLPRAHPEAPSHVSALMSAAMVNLGVYGIVRVGFDLLGGGPRWWWLLVLALGAVSAVYGILQAAMGTDLKRLLGYSTTENMGLVLTGIGAAGLFASSGRRDLAGLALAAALLHVAGHAAFKTLLFLGAGSVVHGTGTRDLDALGGLRARMPVTTALFGWGALAASALPPGTAFVSEWLLLQALIHGLPAAGVATAVAMPLAVAAVALTAGLAVATFVKAFGVGFLARPRSAAAGKAHESPPSMLAGMGLAALVCAVLAVLPGLVLPAIGRVAANVTGAADPVVAEAVTVRLAGVAGALSPLMLTLALLGAAIVAVAGVRLVAVRRARRAARLWDCGGGPMSARMEYTATSFAEPLQRVFDDVVRPETDVDVTHHEESDYLVRAVAYRTRVPDRVERRLYEPVLAAVRAWGSAGRRLANGSVHRYLGYGFSTLCGLLLLLAVTR, encoded by the coding sequence ATGACCCTCGTGCAGTACGGTTTCGCCGCGGCGGTGGCCCTGGGTGTGCTCAGCGCTGTCGCGGCGGTCCTCGTGCCCGACGGGGCACGGTCCACTGTGGCCGGTGTGGGCACCGCGCTCGCCGGAGCCGCCGGGGTCGCGGCGGGTGGCGCGGCCCTGTCCGGTCAGACGTTTTCCCTTGCCCTGCCTGCCATTCTGCCGCTGTCGGGGGTGTCGTTCACCCTCGACGCGCTCGGCGGGCTGTTCGTCGCCGTGACCGGCGGCGTCGCGGTCGTGACGGGGATCTACGGGATCTCCTACACCCGGCACGGCCTCGATTCGCGGGGTGTCCAGGCCGCCTTCCCCGTTTTCGTGGTGGCGATGCTGCTGGTGCCGGCCGCGGCGAGCGTGGGCACGTTCCTGGTGTGCTGGGAACTGATGGCGCTGGCGTCGCTGCTGCTGGTGCTGGCCGAGCACCGGCGGCGGCCCGAGGTGGCGAGCGCGGGCCGGTGGTACGCGGTGATGACCCACCTCGGGCTGCTCTCCGTCCTCATCGGACTGCTCCTGGCGGTCGCGAACACGGCCGACGACGGCTTCGCGACGCTGCGGGCCGCGCACCTCCCGGCCGGCACCGCGAACGTCGTGTTCGTGGTGACGCTGGCCGGGTTCGCCTCGAAGGCGGGGATCCTGCCGCTGCACGCGTGGCTGCCGCGGGCGCATCCGGAGGCGCCGAGCCACGTGTCGGCGCTGATGTCGGCGGCGATGGTCAACCTCGGCGTGTACGGGATCGTGCGGGTCGGGTTCGACCTGCTCGGCGGCGGACCCCGCTGGTGGTGGCTGCTCGTCCTGGCCCTCGGCGCCGTTTCGGCGGTGTACGGGATCCTGCAAGCGGCCATGGGCACCGACCTGAAACGGCTGCTCGGCTACTCCACGACCGAGAACATGGGCCTGGTCCTGACCGGGATCGGCGCGGCCGGCTTGTTCGCCTCCTCCGGCCGCCGCGACCTCGCCGGTCTCGCGCTCGCGGCGGCGCTGCTGCACGTGGCCGGGCACGCGGCCTTCAAGACCTTGCTGTTCCTCGGGGCCGGGTCGGTGGTGCACGGCACCGGAACCCGTGACCTGGACGCGCTCGGCGGCTTGCGCGCCCGGATGCCGGTGACGACGGCGTTGTTCGGGTGGGGCGCGCTGGCGGCGTCGGCGCTGCCGCCGGGGACGGCGTTCGTGTCCGAGTGGCTGCTGCTGCAGGCGTTGATCCACGGCCTGCCGGCGGCCGGCGTGGCCACCGCGGTCGCGATGCCGCTGGCCGTGGCCGCCGTGGCGCTGACCGCCGGCTTGGCGGTCGCGACCTTCGTGAAGGCGTTCGGCGTGGGCTTCCTGGCCCGCCCGCGCAGCGCCGCCGCCGGGAAGGCCCACGAGAGCCCGCCGAGCATGCTCGCCGGGATGGGCTTGGCCGCGCTGGTGTGCGCGGTGCTCGCGGTCCTGCCCGGACTGGTCCTGCCCGCCATCGGCCGGGTCGCCGCGAACGTCACCGGGGCGGCCGATCCGGTCGTCGCGGAGGCGGTGACCGTCCGGCTGGCCGGAGTCGCCGGTGCGCTGTCGCCACTGATGTTGACTCTCGCACTGCTGGGCGCGGCGATCGTGGCGGTCGCCGGGGTGCGGCTGGTGGCGGTGCGGCGCGCCCGGCGTGCGGCCCGGCTGTGGGACTGCGGCGGCGGGCCGATGTCGGCGCGGATGGAATACACGGCGACGTCGTTCGCCGAGCCGCTGCAGCGGGTGTTCGACGACGTGGTGCGGCCCGAAACCGACGTCGACGTCACCCACCACGAGGAGTCGGACTACCTCGTGCGAGCGGTGGCTTACCGGACCCGGGTGCCCGATCGCGTCGAGCGCCGGTTGTACGAGCCGGTGCTGGCCGCGGTGCGGGCGTGGGGGAGCGCGGGACGGCGGCTGGCCAACGGCAGCGTGCACCGCTACCTCGGCTACGGCTTCTCCACGCTGTGCGGGCTGCTGCTCCTGCTGGCGGTGACCCGGTGA
- a CDS encoding NADH-quinone oxidoreductase subunit B family protein, translated as MLSLWRKIRRTGRVAEPAPPRPAGPPLGAGASAGLAGSVQVRHVDAGSCNGCEVEIGSAFGPVYDADRYGARLVASPRHADALLVTGPVTRNMAEPLRRTYDATPAPRLVVAVGDCARDCGVFAGAYGVAGAVSDVVPVDLEIPGCPPRPEAIVEGLRKMTGR; from the coding sequence GTGCTGAGTCTGTGGCGCAAGATCCGCCGGACCGGGCGGGTGGCCGAGCCCGCGCCGCCGCGGCCGGCGGGCCCGCCGCTCGGGGCCGGGGCCTCGGCCGGGCTGGCCGGCTCGGTGCAGGTGCGGCACGTCGACGCCGGGTCGTGCAACGGGTGCGAGGTGGAGATCGGTTCGGCGTTCGGGCCGGTGTACGACGCCGACCGCTACGGCGCCCGGCTGGTGGCCTCGCCCCGGCACGCCGACGCGCTGCTGGTGACCGGGCCGGTGACCCGCAACATGGCCGAGCCCCTCCGGCGCACGTACGACGCGACGCCGGCACCGCGGCTGGTGGTCGCGGTCGGGGACTGCGCCCGCGACTGCGGGGTGTTCGCCGGTGCCTACGGGGTGGCCGGCGCGGTGTCGGACGTCGTGCCGGTGGACCTGGAGATCCCCGGGTGCCCGCCGCGGCCGGAGGCGATCGTCGAGGGGCTGCGGAAGATGACCGGTCGATGA
- a CDS encoding ArsR/SmtB family transcription factor, translating into MSRPLYQAKAEFFKTLGHPARIRVLELLSEREHAVAELLPEVGIEPANLSQQLAVLRRAGLVVTRKEGSTVHYSLTSPHVAELLKVARQILTGVLTGQVELLDDLRAPAATAGRKGTRRR; encoded by the coding sequence ATGAGCAGGCCCCTCTACCAGGCGAAGGCCGAGTTCTTCAAGACGCTGGGGCACCCCGCGCGGATCCGGGTGCTGGAGCTGCTGAGCGAGCGCGAGCACGCGGTCGCGGAGCTGCTGCCGGAGGTCGGGATCGAGCCGGCGAACCTGTCCCAGCAGCTGGCCGTCCTCCGCCGCGCCGGTCTCGTGGTGACCCGCAAGGAAGGCTCGACCGTCCACTACTCCCTGACCAGCCCGCACGTGGCGGAGCTGCTAAAGGTCGCGCGGCAGATCCTGACCGGCGTGCTCACCGGCCAGGTCGAGTTGCTCGACGACCTGCGTGCGCCGGCGGCCACCGCCGGGCGGAAGGGCACGCGCCGGCGATAA
- a CDS encoding DUF6153 family protein, producing the protein MTADRLGKVRQVILLCALAVCVAAMHHVGMSSGMPEAPGITAHAVSAPGPATGAGDHDPGMPGGMHDILHLCLAVLYAFLLVVAFLGVSRWTTAFSRVAKLRGPPGRGRPPDRRGRGILTSLCVLRV; encoded by the coding sequence GTGACGGCGGACCGGCTCGGCAAGGTGCGGCAGGTCATCCTGCTGTGCGCGCTGGCCGTGTGCGTCGCCGCGATGCACCACGTCGGCATGAGCTCCGGCATGCCGGAAGCCCCCGGGATCACGGCGCACGCCGTGTCCGCCCCCGGGCCGGCGACCGGCGCCGGTGACCACGATCCGGGCATGCCGGGCGGCATGCACGACATCCTCCACCTCTGCCTGGCCGTGCTGTACGCGTTCCTGCTGGTCGTCGCCTTCCTCGGGGTTTCCCGGTGGACCACGGCGTTCTCGCGGGTCGCGAAGCTCCGTGGCCCGCCAGGCCGTGGTCGCCCGCCCGACAGACGTGGCCGCGGCATCCTGACTTCTCTGTGCGTCCTGCGCGTGTGA
- a CDS encoding DUF305 domain-containing protein produces the protein MRKTVIFSGLALVSAVVLGGCSSSDSPSSGMDHSSPSASPVQPASEHNADDVTFAQQMIPHHSQALDMAKLVPSRSTNPKVLDLASRIEKAQDPEIQQMHGWLTTWNAGMPSMPGMTGGAMPGMSGMMSEADLGKLGAAKGAEFDRMWLDMMIEHHQGAIDMAKTELTKGGSADAKALARKIIDAQQAEITEMQGLLTQS, from the coding sequence ATGCGCAAAACCGTCATCTTCAGCGGCCTCGCCCTGGTCTCCGCCGTCGTCCTCGGCGGCTGCAGCAGCAGCGATTCACCGTCGTCCGGAATGGACCACAGCTCGCCGTCGGCTTCGCCCGTCCAGCCGGCGAGTGAGCACAACGCCGACGACGTCACGTTCGCCCAGCAGATGATCCCGCACCACAGCCAGGCGCTCGACATGGCGAAGCTCGTGCCGTCGCGCAGCACCAACCCGAAGGTGCTCGACCTCGCGAGCCGGATCGAGAAGGCCCAGGACCCCGAGATCCAGCAGATGCACGGCTGGCTCACCACCTGGAACGCCGGGATGCCGAGCATGCCGGGGATGACCGGCGGTGCGATGCCGGGCATGAGCGGCATGATGTCCGAGGCCGACCTGGGGAAGCTCGGGGCCGCCAAGGGCGCCGAGTTCGACCGGATGTGGCTGGACATGATGATCGAGCACCACCAGGGCGCGATCGACATGGCCAAGACCGAGCTGACCAAGGGCGGCAGCGCCGACGCCAAGGCTCTCGCCCGGAAGATCATCGACGCCCAGCAGGCCGAGATCACCGAAATGCAGGGCCTGCTCACCCAGAGCTGA
- a CDS encoding BlaI/MecI/CopY family transcriptional regulator, whose amino-acid sequence MLGLGELEASVMDVLWDATGPMRVRQVLDELNRSRKLAYTTVMTVLDNLHRKGRVVRELENRAYHYRAVTTREEATAQSLREVLDSVDDRESVLLHFVSTASEEESDVLRKALRRKPRKR is encoded by the coding sequence ATGCTGGGCTTGGGCGAGCTTGAAGCGTCGGTGATGGACGTGCTCTGGGACGCGACCGGACCGATGCGGGTCCGTCAGGTGCTCGACGAGCTCAACCGGAGCCGGAAGCTCGCCTACACCACAGTCATGACGGTGCTGGACAACCTGCACCGGAAGGGCCGGGTCGTCCGCGAGCTGGAAAACCGCGCCTACCACTACCGCGCCGTCACCACCCGCGAAGAAGCCACCGCGCAGAGCCTGCGGGAAGTGCTCGACTCGGTCGACGACCGCGAGTCGGTGCTGCTGCACTTCGTCAGCACGGCCAGCGAGGAAGAGTCCGACGTCCTCCGCAAGGCGCTGCGCCGGAAGCCGAGGAAGCGGTGA
- a CDS encoding M56 family metallopeptidase, with product MILAAALLLGSVAVGWWSPRPLSRLAAARIDPGTVLAWWLLTAVGVAAGAVAGVLFLVLPGHGPADALVRLLHDCWSALDHDGLPALDPIAGTVSGTVLAAVIGQLALASLRRRRRRNVLHRRHLTALRLTGARDTRPVPTLWLPEARPIAYSLGGRRPLVVASDGLAARLTDRELGAVLAHERAHVRRHHHLLTAWSEVLGRTLRFVPLMRELPVAVRLLVELAADQAAAAQCGSEPLRSALLSIRAVNGPPRALALAGGDTAIRLSRLGNGSPTSAAATITGCVTALLAPAAVAVLLVVGGSLLLCP from the coding sequence GTGATCCTCGCGGCGGCCCTGCTGCTCGGCAGCGTCGCGGTCGGCTGGTGGTCACCGCGGCCGCTGAGCCGGCTGGCCGCGGCGAGGATCGATCCGGGCACGGTGCTCGCCTGGTGGCTCCTGACCGCTGTCGGCGTCGCCGCCGGAGCTGTCGCCGGGGTGCTGTTCCTCGTCCTGCCCGGGCACGGCCCCGCCGACGCGCTCGTCCGCCTGCTCCACGACTGCTGGTCGGCGCTCGACCACGACGGCCTGCCCGCCCTCGACCCGATCGCCGGGACCGTCTCGGGCACGGTCCTGGCCGCCGTGATCGGCCAGCTCGCTCTGGCGTCGCTCCGCCGACGGCGCCGACGCAACGTCCTGCACCGGCGCCACCTGACGGCGCTGCGGCTCACCGGCGCCCGCGACACCCGGCCGGTCCCCACCCTGTGGCTGCCGGAAGCGCGGCCGATCGCCTACAGCCTGGGCGGGCGACGGCCACTGGTGGTCGCCAGCGACGGGCTCGCGGCCCGGCTGACGGACCGCGAGCTGGGGGCGGTGCTCGCGCACGAGCGAGCCCACGTGCGCCGGCACCACCACCTGCTCACCGCCTGGTCGGAGGTGCTCGGCCGGACGCTGAGGTTCGTGCCGCTGATGCGGGAGCTGCCGGTGGCGGTGCGGCTGCTCGTCGAACTGGCGGCCGACCAGGCGGCAGCCGCCCAGTGTGGCTCCGAGCCGCTCCGCTCGGCCCTCTTGTCGATCAGGGCGGTGAACGGCCCGCCCCGCGCCCTCGCACTGGCGGGCGGCGACACGGCCATCCGGCTGAGTCGCCTCGGCAACGGCTCACCGACATCCGCGGCGGCGACCATCACCGGCTGCGTCACGGCCCTCCTCGCCCCAGCGGCGGTCGCCGTGCTGCTCGTGGTGGGCGGCAGTCTTCTCCTCTGCCCTTAG
- a CDS encoding heavy metal translocating P-type ATPase, with protein MTSTTASVGPVTEIELAIGGMTCASCANRIERKLNKLDGVTASVNYATEKARVHAPDGVDPATLVDTVEAAGYHATLPQPEKPEHDDEAEDDPTRPLRQRLITSAVLAVPVILLAMVPALQFTYWQWISLTLAAPVVTWGAWPFHRAAWTNLRHGAATMDTLVSMGVLAAFAWSLWALLFGTAGTPGMVHPFELTIAPSDGAGAIYLEVAAGVTTFILAGRYFEARSKRRAGAALRALLELGAKEVAVLRNGAEVRIPTAELAVGDRFVVRPGEKIATDGVVEEGKSAVDASMLTGESVPVEVAEGDAVTGATVNAGGRLVVRATRVGADTQLAQMAKLVEDAQSGKAEVQRLADRVSGVFVPIVIGLAVATLGFWLGSGAGTAAAFTAAVAVLIIACPCALGLATPTALLVGTGRGAQLGVLIKGPEVLESTRRVDTVVLDKTGTVTAGRMTLTGVHAAAGADETELLRLAGALEDASEHPIAAAIARAARERGELPAVEDFVNVEGLGVQGIVDGHAVLVGRTALLEDWSQPLPADLAAAKAEAESRGHTAVAVAWDGAARGVLVVADTVKPTSAEAIAQLRSLGLTPVLLTGDNAAVAEAVAAEVGIDEVIAEVLPADKLDVVKRLQDEGRVVAMVGDGVNDAPALAQADLGLAMGTGTDVAIEASDITLVRGDLRAVADAIRLSRRTLRTIKGNLFWAFAYNLAALPLAAAGLLNPMIAGAAMAFSSVFVVGNSLRLRGFRSRATV; from the coding sequence ATGACCAGCACCACGGCCTCAGTGGGCCCGGTGACCGAGATCGAACTCGCGATCGGCGGCATGACCTGCGCGTCCTGCGCCAACCGCATCGAGCGCAAGCTCAACAAGCTCGACGGCGTCACCGCTTCGGTCAACTACGCCACCGAGAAAGCGCGCGTCCACGCGCCCGACGGCGTCGACCCGGCGACCCTGGTCGACACCGTCGAGGCCGCCGGATACCACGCGACGCTGCCGCAACCGGAGAAGCCCGAACACGACGACGAAGCCGAGGACGACCCCACGCGGCCGCTGCGGCAGCGGCTGATCACCAGCGCGGTGCTCGCCGTGCCGGTGATCCTCCTGGCGATGGTGCCCGCGCTGCAGTTCACGTACTGGCAGTGGATTTCGCTGACGCTGGCCGCGCCGGTGGTCACCTGGGGCGCGTGGCCGTTCCACCGGGCGGCGTGGACGAACCTGCGCCACGGCGCCGCGACCATGGACACGCTGGTGTCGATGGGCGTGCTGGCCGCGTTCGCGTGGTCGTTGTGGGCCTTGCTGTTCGGCACCGCGGGCACCCCGGGGATGGTGCACCCGTTCGAGCTGACGATCGCGCCGTCGGACGGGGCGGGCGCCATCTACCTCGAGGTCGCCGCGGGCGTCACGACGTTCATCCTGGCCGGCCGGTACTTCGAGGCGCGGTCCAAGCGCCGCGCCGGTGCCGCGCTGCGGGCGCTGCTGGAGCTGGGCGCGAAGGAAGTCGCCGTGCTGCGCAACGGTGCCGAGGTCCGCATCCCGACGGCCGAACTGGCGGTGGGGGACCGGTTCGTCGTGCGGCCGGGCGAGAAGATCGCCACCGACGGCGTCGTCGAAGAAGGCAAGTCGGCGGTCGACGCGTCGATGCTCACCGGCGAGTCGGTGCCCGTCGAGGTCGCCGAGGGCGACGCGGTGACCGGTGCGACGGTCAACGCGGGCGGGCGGCTGGTCGTGCGGGCCACCCGGGTCGGGGCGGACACGCAGCTGGCGCAGATGGCCAAGCTGGTCGAGGACGCCCAGAGCGGCAAGGCCGAGGTGCAGCGCCTGGCCGACCGGGTGTCCGGGGTCTTCGTGCCGATCGTGATCGGGCTGGCCGTGGCGACGCTCGGCTTCTGGCTCGGCAGCGGTGCCGGGACGGCGGCCGCGTTCACCGCGGCGGTCGCGGTGCTGATCATCGCCTGCCCGTGCGCGCTCGGGCTGGCGACGCCGACGGCGCTGCTCGTCGGCACCGGCCGCGGCGCCCAGCTCGGGGTGCTGATCAAGGGGCCGGAGGTGCTGGAGTCGACCCGCCGCGTCGACACCGTCGTGCTCGACAAGACCGGCACGGTCACCGCCGGGCGGATGACGCTCACCGGCGTCCACGCGGCGGCGGGGGCCGACGAGACCGAGCTGTTGCGGCTGGCCGGCGCCCTCGAGGACGCGTCGGAGCACCCGATCGCCGCGGCGATCGCCCGCGCCGCCCGGGAGCGCGGCGAGTTGCCCGCCGTCGAGGACTTCGTGAACGTGGAAGGCCTTGGCGTGCAAGGGATCGTCGACGGGCACGCGGTGCTCGTGGGCCGCACGGCGTTGCTGGAGGACTGGAGCCAGCCGTTGCCGGCGGACCTCGCCGCGGCGAAGGCCGAGGCCGAATCGCGGGGCCACACCGCGGTGGCGGTGGCCTGGGACGGCGCGGCCCGCGGCGTCCTGGTGGTCGCCGACACGGTCAAGCCGACGTCGGCCGAAGCGATCGCCCAGCTACGTTCGCTCGGGCTGACCCCGGTGCTGCTCACCGGCGACAACGCGGCGGTGGCCGAGGCGGTCGCGGCGGAGGTCGGGATCGACGAGGTGATCGCCGAGGTGCTGCCCGCGGACAAACTCGACGTCGTCAAGCGGCTGCAGGACGAGGGCCGGGTCGTCGCGATGGTCGGGGACGGGGTGAACGACGCGCCGGCGCTGGCGCAGGCCGACCTCGGGCTGGCCATGGGCACCGGCACGGACGTCGCGATCGAGGCGAGCGACATCACGCTGGTCCGCGGCGACCTGCGGGCGGTGGCCGACGCGATCCGGTTGTCCCGGCGGACGCTGCGGACGATCAAGGGCAACCTGTTCTGGGCGTTCGCGTACAACCTGGCGGCACTGCCCCTGGCCGCGGCGGGACTGCTGAACCCGATGATCGCGGGCGCGGCGATGGCGTTCAGCTCGGTGTTCGTGGTGGGAAACAGCCTGCGGCTGCGTGGCTTCAGGTCGCGCGCGACGGTTTGA
- a CDS encoding heavy-metal-associated domain-containing protein, whose amino-acid sequence MSQTTFTVTGMTCAHCVASVSEEVGALDGVTDVAVDLPTGAVTVTSAEPIDGARVRAAVEEAGYQLAG is encoded by the coding sequence ATGAGCCAGACCACGTTCACCGTCACCGGCATGACCTGCGCGCACTGCGTGGCCTCGGTCAGCGAGGAGGTCGGCGCGCTCGACGGCGTCACCGACGTCGCCGTCGACCTGCCCACCGGGGCCGTCACCGTCACCAGTGCCGAGCCGATCGACGGCGCGCGGGTCCGCGCGGCCGTCGAGGAGGCCGGTTACCAGCTCGCCGGCTGA
- a CDS encoding metal-sensitive transcriptional regulator — MNGYSGDKDAFLQRMRRVEGQVRGIAKMIEDDKYCIDVLTQVSAATKALEAVALGLLDDHLRHCVADAAAQGGDVAATKVAEASAAIARLVKS; from the coding sequence ATGAACGGCTACAGCGGCGACAAGGACGCCTTCCTCCAGCGCATGCGCCGGGTCGAGGGGCAGGTCCGCGGCATCGCCAAGATGATCGAGGACGACAAGTACTGCATCGACGTGCTGACGCAGGTGTCGGCGGCGACGAAGGCGCTGGAAGCCGTCGCACTGGGGCTGCTCGACGACCACCTGCGGCACTGTGTGGCCGACGCCGCGGCGCAAGGCGGCGACGTCGCCGCCACCAAGGTCGCCGAAGCGAGCGCGGCCATCGCGCGCCTGGTCAAGTCCTGA
- a CDS encoding NlpC/P60 family protein, whose translation MQSQPIRRMVSGILAATSVILVVAVAQPPATAAPVPFRQAPPSGSDALAKYRDLAAQAEKLNEDLLNAQNDLTAKQGELDKATGDVNAAKEQGAKASENQKKYQAEVDKFAGASFTSGVQLNKLSALLSGTSTQDFLDRSSALEVLATDKNSAMNNLTAAVRQADDATSKAADAAKRAQDARDAAAKLTEDIKAKQKTLNDQIEQVKAADKTLSAADKAAQRDTGGKAPTVKAPTAAAQTAVNAALSKLGSPYVWGATGPSTFDCSGLMLWAYAKAGITLPRNSAAQARFGTPVPRDQLQPGDLVAYYSPVSHIGMYLGDGKMVHAPTSGDVVKISPLQSQYAGATRPTA comes from the coding sequence GTGCAGTCGCAGCCCATCAGGCGGATGGTTTCGGGCATCCTCGCGGCGACCTCGGTGATCCTCGTGGTCGCCGTCGCCCAGCCCCCGGCCACCGCCGCCCCGGTCCCCTTCCGGCAAGCGCCGCCCTCCGGGTCGGACGCACTGGCCAAGTACCGCGACCTCGCGGCACAGGCCGAAAAGCTCAACGAAGACCTCCTCAACGCGCAGAACGACCTGACGGCCAAGCAAGGCGAGCTCGACAAGGCCACCGGCGATGTCAACGCGGCGAAGGAGCAAGGCGCCAAGGCCTCGGAGAACCAGAAGAAATACCAGGCCGAGGTCGACAAGTTCGCCGGCGCGTCGTTCACCAGCGGCGTCCAGCTGAACAAGCTGTCGGCACTGCTGTCGGGAACGTCCACTCAGGACTTCCTGGACCGCTCGTCGGCGCTCGAAGTGCTGGCCACGGACAAGAACTCCGCGATGAACAACCTCACCGCGGCCGTCCGGCAGGCCGACGACGCCACCAGCAAGGCCGCCGACGCCGCGAAACGGGCTCAGGACGCCCGCGACGCCGCGGCCAAGCTGACCGAGGACATCAAGGCCAAGCAGAAGACGCTCAACGACCAGATCGAACAGGTCAAAGCCGCCGACAAGACCCTGAGCGCCGCCGACAAGGCCGCGCAGCGGGACACCGGCGGCAAGGCTCCCACCGTCAAGGCACCGACGGCGGCGGCCCAGACCGCGGTCAACGCGGCGCTGAGCAAGCTCGGCAGCCCCTACGTCTGGGGCGCGACCGGGCCGAGCACGTTCGACTGCTCGGGCCTGATGCTCTGGGCGTACGCGAAGGCAGGCATCACGCTGCCCCGCAACTCCGCGGCACAGGCCCGGTTCGGCACCCCGGTGCCGCGCGACCAGCTGCAGCCCGGTGACCTCGTGGCCTACTACTCGCCGGTCTCCCACATCGGGATGTACCTCGGCGACGGCAAGATGGTCCACGCACCGACCAGCGGCGACGTCGTGAAGATTTCGCCGTTGCAGAGCCAGTACGCCGGAGCGACCCGGCCCACGGCCTGA
- a CDS encoding nitroreductase family deazaflavin-dependent oxidoreductase encodes MVFPRALASRAANKVMLRMAGHLAFADLEHVGRRSGRTRHTPVRAFRNRDTVVIGLNFGRRSDWYRNIEAAGTCRIRLGGRELTLGAPELVPVEQGTKAMPWPFRFALRHIVHTAECVELPVLAERRS; translated from the coding sequence ATGGTGTTCCCCCGCGCGTTGGCGAGCCGTGCGGCGAACAAGGTGATGCTGCGCATGGCGGGGCATCTCGCGTTCGCCGACCTGGAGCACGTGGGACGCAGGTCCGGCCGCACCCGCCACACGCCGGTACGTGCCTTCCGCAACCGGGACACCGTGGTCATCGGGCTGAACTTCGGCCGCCGGTCGGATTGGTACCGCAACATCGAGGCGGCCGGCACGTGCCGGATTCGCCTCGGCGGCAGGGAACTCACGCTCGGCGCACCGGAACTCGTGCCCGTCGAGCAGGGGACGAAGGCCATGCCATGGCCGTTCCGCTTCGCGCTGCGGCACATCGTCCACACCGCGGAATGCGTCGAGCTGCCCGTGCTCGCCGAACGTCGGTCGTGA